The genomic region GAAATTCTGCCATTCTGACACACTCCTACACATTGTGAATCTGCTGATTTCAATAGTTCGTGGTGAAAATAATACAGATTAGATTCCAGATTGGGAGgaggggtatgtgtgtgtgtgtttgttgttttgttcaaCCTGAAGCCATATAAATTCTTATTTGCAAAACTTTTAAAAAGTGAGGAGAAGTTACTTTTATTAACCCTGTAGATAAaagatcttttaaaattaaatatatactAAAGAAGCCAATCTTTTCTGTATAAGTGAGTGTAAAACTCTACTTTTATAAAGCTTGAATAAGTATAGCCTGATCCTCTCAGAGTTTCATGACAAATGAAATGCTTCTTAGCCCATCGTCATGCATTATGTGGTTTGTGTTTTATGGATTTGTGataaaaaaatatgtgtttataaccttccttatttctttctacattttttattttaattcttattttcagATAACTCTTTGGGATTTATCTCATTAGTATGAAAACATTAATGCTCAGTATTTTGATATATGTTCTGATTTGTCCttcctgtttttctctctcttttttttttttttttttttaagtaagcaaGTAGAATGGTAATGCCCTTTCCagtgaagaaaactgaaataacagACCTATGTTTTGTTGCAGAAAATGTGGGGAAACTGAAGAAGCTGGAATATTTAAATGTAGCTTTGAACAACATCGAACGAATTGAAAATCTGGAAGGTCAGATTTTAAACACAACATTTTGCCTTTTCACATTGAAACACGCATTGTTGTGACTTCATGTAAAAGAGGGTGGAAGCCAGTCCATGTGTCCACTAGTAAAGGTGCTTTGTTGAAGCTCAGAAAGAGCCTTTTTGTGTACAGCATTCCaacaaaatcacaaaatcacagaactgactgggttggaaaagacctcagagatcatccagtccaacccttggtccaactccagtccattgaccagatcatggcactaagtgccacggCCAATCTCAGTTTGAAAACTGACAAATGCTTCTTTTTAGCAAATGCTTCCTACTGCTGCAGTTTAGTCATTGAACTGTGTTTTATTAACTGTGCTTTGCTAACATTAATTGTGTTTTGTTAACATTAACTGTGTTTTAACTCCCTTTTTCCTTACTCTCTCACCAGGGTTGACAGCTCTAGTCCTTAATACTTTACAAAGCGGGAATCCAAATTTACCATTAAATTGGTATTTCCTCACTGTAAAGATAAGATAATTTGTTGTCCAGGTTAGCTGGAGcaatgtgattattttttaatgctaTGCAGGCTGCAAAAATTGTCTCTTGTGTAATGTTCAGCAACCACCTGCAGCAACCAAGTGTCAGAGACAAGAAGATTCTTCTCTGCACAGGTTGCATTGGCAGATTGGGGGGGTTTTATGGAGTCTTTCAGatgtttctttcctttgttaTTGCCTGAACTCCTGTCTGCGTTTAATCCTTTATCCTGTCACTCTAATCGCATGTGCAAAGATCCAGCATTTTCCAAGACCAAAATCTAAGACTTAGAGCCACCCATAAACACATTCCATAATACCTGAAGAATTTCtgactttgtttctttctttttcttgattCTAATTAGGCCAGTTACTGTATCTTTAAAATGTCCACCTTGACAAGggaacaattaaaaagaaaaggctttttgtttggtttggattgggtttggtttttttttgtttaagtctaCGACCTGATTCAAGAAGATGACTTCAAACAAATAATATAAATTAGCAATTAGGGTAAACACAAATTTGTAGAAGTTGAAGAAATGGGTAGCACATTACATGTTTGGCAATTTGTTGAGAATCTTACATCTGTTTTCATGCCAGTAAATACTGAGTTGTTCTGTCAGACTACGTTATTTATTACTGTGATTTGTCATTTGCTAGGGAGCCAGAACCTCTGTGGATGAGGCTGGCAAAAATTTGGATTATTTAAATCCCCTAATAAATCATTTTgagttgtttattttctttcagctccATTATGCATAAAATACTTGCCAAATAGACCTGCGAAGGATAAGAAGTGATTACAGTGATGAGAACCAAAGTTGAGCTTGCTCTTAGCTAAACTTTTCTAATCTTAGAGTCAAGATTCTGATTGATAGTCAGATTATGATAAAAGGAGAGGCTGATAAATTTGGGATCCAGATTTCCCGGAGCATTTTGTTGGCTAAATTAGAGTGTCTGTTTATAATGAATTGTTTTGtttaacaaaaaatgttttttcactAGTATGTACAATTTAACCACTAACAAAGTATTTGCAATGATAGCTGAGTCCATAGAGTGGAAAACTTCGTTTTGACTTTCAGTATATTTTTAGAAAACCTTGTCTCTACACTTGAATAATATTAGCTAAGGTTAACAGTACACAGAAATGAAACCCATAATTGATCCTGCTCTTCTAGAGAATTACACACTCTTTTTTAGCCATGTGGTGAAGATTCAGTTAAGGAGGGGGACATTTAATAGCTCATCTAGTACAGAAGCACCGACCACAAAGTTTTGATAGTGATAAAACCAATAATAACTTTTTGATATTTTGTACTTTATTGAggtgttattgttttttttttttcctataaatatTGTGAGCTCATAAACTGAAGTTGTGAGTCGCTCTTTCACTTGTGGCTTGGAAAAGATGTGTTCTGATAGGATGAAATTAATATTTATACAGACAACAAATACAGTTTTCTATCCATGTGTGcgcttgtgtgtgtttgtgtgcacatTTATGGTGTATGTCGTGTACATTTATGTTCTGGACAAACTGAATTACATTTCTTTCAAACAGGCTGTGAAGAACTGAAGAAACTTGACTTGACAGCGAATTTCATTGGTGAACTCTCCAGTATTGAGGCCCTGAAATGTAATATACACCTGAAAGAGCTGTTTCTAGTGGGTAACCCATGTACTGAATTTGAAGGTTATAGACAATTTGTGGTGGCAACTCTTCGTCAATTAAAagtaagattttaaaaattaaattaatatccCAAACAATAACCAGCATTGTTGACTGAACATACTTATCCCAAATGAAATAAATGCCTGTGGtaggaaaaattggagtatttttcttattgtgCATGGGAAATTAAATTCTATTCTGAAGAATAAGTGGCAACAGTAAGTAGTGAGATAAttagttcattttttttattaaatcacATGTATTTGTTAGCTTTTCTGTCATTTTCTTCAGAGTTCCTTAAATaaagtaatgaaaaaataaacacactgtACAGTTCTGGCtttcttgttatttgtttttATATACACAacgtattttaaaattattttaatgattgCATCAAGTTGGTACCGTACCAACAGTATGTACCAAACCAACAGTGTAAGGCAGTAGAAAGACAGAAAATGATATAAAAATATACTATATTGCATTGACTGTAAATAGATACTTTGAGGTTTCGTGTAATGATGTACTGAGGTAATTATTTCCTGTCATCAACACTGATGATCCCAGTCCCACAATTTCCCTTGGGGAAGCACAGAGTCTTCCTTATTAAGGGTCAATTCAACTCACTTAGTTGGCAATAAACTAACAcatgaaaacaaataattttttaatagtCTCATGAGCTGAATCAAGGTCAGACAAATATCAGAAATGGCTGAAGGGACTCTGTCTACTATATACTCTAATAAGACCAATGGCAATTTCTGGAAAATACAAAAAGCAGCTCCCAGACACATGAAACCATTTTCAGATCTGAATATAAACTTACTGTTAATTCTGTTTGATAGAATATAACGTACATAGTGCTATGGAGGATAGAaaggtgtatttttaattttataaaaaaaGTAATGTATCACAATTAACCTACAGTCTAATGCTTTTATTGATTTGAATCTGTTTAAAATTTCTCACGTATCTTTACTGCTTTATTTTCCCTTTGGAAAGTGTTTGGATAGTAAAGAAATAGAAAGATCAGAGAGGATTCAAGCACTTCAAAACTATCCAGAAGTGAAGCAGAAAATCAGAGAACAGGAGCAAGCTTACATTCTCAAACGGGCCAGAGAAAAAGATGAGGCTCAAAGGAGGATgcaagaaagaaaagacaagaaacaaaaccaaatggaATCTAAGCTTGGATTTGACAGGTAAGAGTAAGCAGCAACGGTTTGTGAGTAAACaacattcttctctttctttatcAAGAATTTAGTTTTTCCTCTTTAGATCATTTATACAATTCCaattaaacatttttgtttgtcttttttgttgaTTCTAACAGAGTTATTTGCCCTCATGCATGTTATAATAATCTACAaacataattaattaattactgaCCTGCAGATAGTACGATAGAATTTTTGTCCCAAAACTCCAAGCTAAACTGTCTGGGTGCCAAAATAGTGTAAACGACAGCTTGTTTCAGGAGAACAGCTGGAAATTGTTATTTAGGGTAATGTAGTGGTCCAGAGAAAGCACTTGTTCACCTGTGATTTCTTTTGCTTTAGAGTTACTAGatatgaaaacagaaacagaatattGCAGATCTTTTGAGATGTAGAAGGACGGAGTGCTGATATCTATGCTTTTTACACCTAATATCACTGAGGTTACCTAAAGACCAGAAAGATTTTTGTCTGGCGTCATCTTCCACTGCATTTGCCATCCatcttatttttaatgtaatagAGTCTGAGTTCCATGGAGCTGGCTAGAGAACTTTGTCCTCATAGATAACAGCTGTATCATAAATTTAGTTTTCTCTCTATATTGATAACGAATTTCTGAAGACTACAGTGTCTTTGGATTGGAGGGAAAATTATTCAGGTTGTAAGATGACACTGGAGAAGATGCCTAAGTAAAATGTTGCTACCCTATACATTTCTAATCTGTTGGCTGCTGTTGGGAATGCTTAAACCTTACATggacagagggttttttttttcacctggaaGTTGTGAATATATCTGAAAATCCTGCtcctgaaaaaaaatgttgaactACCCATCAGGGTTTTCAGAGGGGCAAAACCATAATATCACTTCTCAGTAAAGTCAATGGAAAACATATTGAAATATGTTTTGTTGATTGATGAAAGAAGAAGAGCAGATAATGTTGTCCAAATCTAGAAGATACTGTTCTTGGTAGGAATCATACAGCTATGAGTAttgggttaaaaaaaatatattaatggaagAATTCACTAGCAAGTATTGttacttttccttcttttaattgGGATAATATTCCATGTGATCTTATACAGCCCAAACTCCCcacagaacaaagaaaaacatcAGGCAGAAGGAGACAGAGAACAAGAAACATGGAGAACagttgaagatgaagatgaagaagacaGAAGGTTTTGGCAGGAGCCTACACCGTATACTCCAGAATCGAGATTAGAAACTCACAGATATCTTGAAGAAAAACGGAGAGCTAAAGAAAATACAaggtatgtttttgttttaatgtactCTTTGAATTGAGGAAGGGGAAATTTTCAAAGGTGCAGTGTAGAAGTAGGTGACTGCCTCACATTGAATATTACTCAGAACTGGCAGCTTAAATCCCTGTTTCCTGTGCAAATATGcttataaaatttaaataaaatattcatattattcattttggttttgtttcatttcctaaCATTTATTTATGATACCATCATCTTGTTTTTCCTCaaataaagtttttaaatgtaatttttcaacTCAATTTTATGGACTTCAGAAACTTCACGTTTCTGTTAGGTAACGAATATGCTTCTTTTAGTTCAATGTCTGATATTCTTGCTAAAGGCATTTATCAGGAGTGCAGGTTGCATTATATAAATGCAGGCCATCCTACAAAATTTTTGCACAAGTGACATTTCAGGCACCTTTTCTGTgtatcttagattttttttcacgTACTTTATAAAAAATATTAGTCCTGAGTATTAAGATTCTTCATATTATCTATGCTGTTAGACACGGCGAATGTGAACATGTCAGGGCTCTGAAGAGCTTTTAAAACTTTCTGAAGCTGCCACTGGTTTTGCTGACCATGGAAAATTAATGCAGACACAACCAAAGAAGTTTTATTGCTGCTGGCTTATCAGTACCACAAACATTGTAAGgaatgtcctttttttctttttttcttttttttcctcttttttctattttttttttttttccttgagtaaAAGCACTTgtaccagatcacagaatcacagaatcagctgagttggaaaagacctcagagatcatccagtccaacccttggtccaactccagtccattgaccagatcatggcactaagtgccatgtccaatctcagtttaaaaacctccagggccggtgagtccagcacctccctgggcagccattccaatgcctgaccactctctctgcaaagaattgctttctaatatccagcctaaatttcccctggcagagttgaagcccatgcccccttgtcatATTGCTAACTGCACGTTATATTAATAACTGCATGATATATTACTGACTGTTCTTTTAATGAAGATGCTTTCAAAAAGGTTTATCAAGCCTAGATATTGAACAAATCTGTCCTAGGGAACTCTCCGAGAAATCTGGAGGGCTGCATAAATTGTTGCCAGTGTTAATTCAAGGTCTAGCACTTTCCCAGAAGAACTACAGTGAAACCCAGATTCTGGCTACTTGGAGTTGTTCTGTATTTGGGGATGCTTTGCTCTAGTCAAAAGCAAATGTGTTCCAAATGCTTCCCTCTAAAAATTCAAGGAGATTCCAAAGAGCATTACAATAAAGATAGAATAGTTCCTTTCTGGATTTTATTCTAAATTTCTAAGGCAGTAAAAGATCCTTTCATGGTTCATTGTGTTTTGGTGGTGAGATTTTTATTGGGTAGCATGAGAAAGGTGAGAACAGAAAAGTGCCTCTGAGAGCTtcacatcagccctgctggtgggCAGGAACAGAAAGGTAACTTTAACATAAGTTACCCAGTATAAAAGGATGTTTGTTCTAGTATAAGATTGTCAGGAACTTAGTCAGACCAATGTGAAATGTGAAACTATCCATGAGATGTTCACACACGCTAAATTTGCCAGCTGGGGTGTAGTTGGGCGGTTGATAATAAACTGAACAGCTTTGGCTAATACCAAATAAATGAGTGAATACCTGCAACTTCATTGAAAgaaaattcagacaagtgtaaAATCAATTGCAGCTGAAAGGTGCACAGGATCTCCTATAGCTGCTTGTTGCAGAACAAGACCTTTCACCTCACAAAGATAAACAAACTATCTTAAACTCTAGCAATTCTGACATGACTGAATTTGCCTTAAAATGATCCACATGGACAGACAGATTTAGTCCAGAGACAGGTTATTAATAGCTAAGAGGTGGTAGGATTCttgaaacatttctgaaaactgCATCTTTAGAGCAGAGTGGTTGTGCGTTCGCTTTGCATTCAAATGTCAAGACTATTCAGCTCTAGAAACTAGAGCCCACAAATCCTACATCAAAGTTCTAGTTTATAGTATTTATCACACGGATAGTTGTGAATCTTTCCTAAAGAGTTATTGTTTTGATGTAGTCATTCCAGTAACTTCACTGGattttttgtatttcttcttcAAATCCATTGTATTTATagaccaaatatatatatttcttaccCAAGGTGATCTAAACCTTATGTACTTTATTTCCCTTATTTGTGATTTACCTTTAGTGCTCTCTTAATCTTGAACTTacagtaagaaaagaaaaagcactgtattgctgttgtctttttgagaaatgttttttaataTGCCAACTGAAGTAGCTATATACACTATATTGATCAGCTAAAGAGTGAATTAATGCAAACTGATAATTGCAGTGCTgcattttcaaataaaacataGCATTTTTTACATAGGTGCAAGCAgatatttctttttcatgttgCTAAGATTCCTTACTCTTCCTCTCCTTGCTCATGATCTAAACATTTCTACAGGAAAATGCCAGTACTACAAATCTTAATGATCTTACAGTGATTTGCTTTGTTGTGGCAGACACATTTAAGGTAGCTTGTTTATTGCATTAAATCAAAGTCAGATATAGTTTGTAGTGAAGATTAAAGTCTCCATCAGTAATATGTATTGTATTTTGTGAAGgaagaacacaacaaaaaatgtAATAGATACATCAAGAAATAATCTATATTTATGTACTTTAGTCGTATTGTATTCTATTTGGTGCTATTTGTAATCTTTTGATGATTAAAATTCTTTTTACTGATGCAAAATAGTGACTAACAAACATGCTCTTTAGAGACATGCGAAGCATTTATTCAGTAAAAGTAATTAAGTTACAAGACTAAAAATTGCCTTTAGGATTGCTTGCATGTACATCAAATCAGTTATCAATAATGATACGTCATGATTAGTAGGACCATTCATAACCAGAAAAACATGCCATTTCAAATGTTTAAGCAATCCACTGACTTCTTAAGATACACCAGATTAATTTGATATATTTCTGTTTGATAATGGACATTGTGACATGCAGAAGTTTTTATCAATGTAAGACGTGATTTTACAAAGCATTTGCTCACCTTTAGATGATGCTTTTAATGTGTGTTTGGACATTTGATAGGACCTGTTTTGTTCCTGAAATAAGTTGTATCCTTAACAtcaaataccaggtaattcttaCTTCTTGCCATCCTCTTCCTTTTTGCTGTGACACATAAAAATACCAGAATGAGAAATTCTAACccgtttttctttctgttctgttaAGGGAatcaaaaaagagagagaagcctCCTCGGACATTGGTCACTGCAGAAGGAAAAGCTCTGAATGTGAATGTGCCTAAGTATGTAAGGTTAAGAAGTTAAATAGGGGAACCCCTTTATAGTTAATTTGGGCAACTATTTCAAGATGTGCGACCATACAAAGAGACATGACAAATTATTGTTGTATTGTTACATTGCTGGTGGAGAAACTGACTTCTAAAATTATATTCTGATGCTACAAAAATAATTAGTTTTCAGAGAGTAATGTATTGAAGGCTATTTAATTGAAGATCTTAGTTTTTGATGACTGAAGAACTTGGTTTTGTGTAAAAGATATAAGatgttttattcttttcctttctatGGTAGGGCTCTCTTGGAGCACCATGCTAAGAGTGGAAAAAGTTTAACCTGTTTGATTATTGAAGATAAATGTGTATGAGTAGCCACTTTAAATGTGGAAACCTACATCTAAATAATATTTCTGGACAAAGTCATTCTGTCCTCTCATGACAGAACTGGGAAGATTCATTCACTTCTATGGCATGAAGTTCATTGTCACTGAATGAGGTCTCTAGCAACAGAGAGGCTGGTGATACCAGGAAGTCTCTTGTATTTTATTGTTGACAAAGGCACCTGGGTATTCAAGTGTTTTGGAATGAGTTTCCAGGGATATCAGCCATGTGTTATCAT from Patagioenas fasciata isolate bPatFas1 chromosome 2, bPatFas1.hap1, whole genome shotgun sequence harbors:
- the DNAAF11 gene encoding dynein axonemal assembly factor 11 → MVRITEDLVRRRAEHNDCEIFSLEEISLHQQEIEKLEHLDKWCRDLKILYLQNNLIPKIENVGKLKKLEYLNVALNNIERIENLEGCEELKKLDLTANFIGELSSIEALKCNIHLKELFLVGNPCTEFEGYRQFVVATLRQLKCLDSKEIERSERIQALQNYPEVKQKIREQEQAYILKRAREKDEAQRRMQERKDKKQNQMESKLGFDSPNSPQNKEKHQAEGDREQETWRTVEDEDEEDRRFWQEPTPYTPESRLETHRYLEEKRRAKENTRESKKREKPPRTLVTAEGKALNVNVPKLNFSLKDDEENNQLILDLAVYRHLDSSLLDVDVQPTYIRVLVKGKPFQLVLPEEVKPDSSSAKRSQTTGHLVVSMPKAKEVILTKQKVSTSIKHSGCSILQNNAIRSGQVEKLEVDPSKYSFPDVTKIIQEKERVGQGPIKLQPEKIPKTEKSYVDFENNEEVPPLI